From a region of the Besnoitia besnoiti strain Bb-Ger1 chromosome I, whole genome shotgun sequence genome:
- a CDS encoding putative prefoldin subunit 6 (encoded by transcript BESB_005080), translating to MSQEQLTEAMREFDRLIGRMEENLQMRNKLMTQQNENEGVAKELAQLQEDSVLYKIVGPVLVRQNKDDATATVNKRLDYIRGELQRCDKLDSDMKAQLKESTQRIETLQKKLLDREKQKSGRI from the exons ATGTCTCAAGAACAATTGACAGAAGCGATGCGAGAGTTCGACCGCCTCATCGGGA GGATGGAAGAAAATCTCCAGATGAGGAACAAGTTGATGACGCAACAGAACGAGAATGAAGGAGTTGCGAAG GAACTAGCTCAGCTTCAGGAGGACTCCGTTCTGTATAAAATAGTGGGACCTGTGCTTGTCAGACAGAACAAGGACGACGCGACAGCGACGGTGAACAAGAGACTCGACTATATTCGGGGAGAGTT GCAACGATGTGACAAGCTTGACTCGGATATGAAGGCGCAGCTTAAAGAGTCCACGCAACGAATTGAGACCCTTCAAAAGAAGTTATTGGACCGGGAGAAACAGAAGAGCGGCAGGATTTAG
- a CDS encoding hypothetical protein (encoded by transcript BESB_005090): MGCVICRTREAAVVSPGILQGGSKEEVASRNSTTVATRRTDSRLAESIDSEEEGQASGRSLPVWAQQDEEKNTCGAGAGNSISRFPHWLEETHDRRKYREEGTAGAVGGFIEDSVSSTSLISRMTFSALQKEMKRVCPAIIPVADDTEMEFEDDDPFLRIERSAFGSSNPQAVQASDRNSHQRPLDSSETLDSRQLVAFREDDAAKMTVSTISCTKRLRGISSPINMEAWANLAFDPRLRNDVNCSEEILGCNYTKEYLYMVVDKGSRGRKTVDMAGPRWGFKTMCIRT; this comes from the exons ATGGGGTGCGTGATATGCAGAACTCGAGAGGCCGCGGTAGTCTCTCCTGGAATACTCCAAGGGGGATCAAAGGAAGAGGTGGCATCTCGAAACAGTACAACCGTTGCGACCCGCCGTACAGACAGCAGGCTGGCAGAGAGCATTGATTCTGAGGAAGAAGGGCAAGCAAGTGGTCGGTCGCTACCAGTTTGGGCGCAGCAAGATGAGGAAAAAAATACTTGTGGAGCGGGCGCCGGGAATTCGATTTCCAGGTTTCCTCATTGGCTCGAGGAGACTCACGACAGGCGCAAATACAGAGAGGAAGGTACCGCAGGGGCTGTGGGCGGTTTTATAGAAGATTCTGTGTCTTCGACCTCCTTGATTTCGCGAATGACTTTTTCGGCGCTCCAAAAAGAAATGAAACGAGTCTGCCCAGCTATCATTCCAGTTGCTGATGACACGGAAATGGAGTTTGAAGATGACGACCCTTTCCTCCGCATTGAGAGATCGGCGTTCGGCTCGTCAAACCCTCAGGCTGTACAGGCTTCTGACCGTAACTCTCATCAACGGCCGCTTGACTCTTCTGAAACTCTAGATTCTCGTCAACTCGTTGCATTTCGGGAAGATGACGCCGCCAAGATGACGGTGTCAACTATAAGTTGTACAAAACGTCTCAGAGGCATTTCCTCTCCAATAAATATGGAGGCGTGGGCTAATTTGGCATTCGATCCCCGCCTCCGCAACGATGTTAACTGTTCAGAAGAAATTCTTGG TTGTAATTACACCAAGGAATACTTGTATATGGTGGTAGACAAGGGTTCTagaggaagaaaaactgTAGACATGGCAGGGCCTCGGTGGGGATTCAAAACCATGTGCATAAGGACTTAA
- a CDS encoding hypothetical protein (encoded by transcript BESB_005070), whose product MAQASDFKARSFLGFMSIRAGLVVVAFIQVLTGISLYLALAYLRPSLHGAAYFMLLTNIVSSLLGMWGLWRRNQCMEIIYLATFLVCFSFLVITVLSFTNVAQALPKAPVGVSEGFKELDTLPHFRNRITMQPSAAVEHAMLIQILQHSKLPALKMPEISIPPLPKMPEIPKYDDIPFVPHLNQTEGQTEEVSADELPPE is encoded by the exons ATGGCGCAAGCTAGCGATTTTAAGGCCAGGAGCTTCCTGGGATTCATGTCCATCAGGGCG ggcctcgtcgtcgtcgcatTTATTCAGGTTTTGACTGGGATATCGCTGTACTTGGCATTGGCGTACCTTCGGCCTAGTCTGCATGGTGCAGCATACTTTATGCTGCTCACGAACATTGTCAGCTCTCTGCTTGG AATGTGGGGCCTCTGGCGGCGGAACCAATGCATGGAGATAATATACCTTGCAACATTTCTtgtctgcttctctttcttAGTTATCACCGTCCTAAGCTTTACCAACGTGGCTCAAGCACTGCCGAAGGCACCTGTCGGCGTC AGCGAAGGTTTCAAGGAGCTCGACACGCTGCCCCATTTCCGGAACCGGATAACCATGcagccttccgccgcggtgGAACACGCCATGCTTATTCAAATTCTACAGCATTCTAAACTTCCGGCCTTGAAGATGCCCGAAATCAGCATTCCGCCTCTCCCAAAGATGCCTGAGATCCCTAAATATGATGATATTCCTTTTG TACCCCATCTCAATCAGACTGAGGGACAGACCGAAGAAGTCAGTGCGGACGAGCTTCCCCCCGAGTAA